The genomic region GACTCGAACGAGACATAGCCGCTTGAAGCGTTGGCAAGGCCCGGCACGATCCGCCACTGGCCGTCGGCCGCCGGGCTCACGTTCGCGTCGATCCGGGCGTCGTAGCTGGCGTGCCGTACGTAACGGTCGGCGAAGTTGTACGACTGGAGGCGGTTCACCGGCAGTGTGGGCGTACCGACGCCGACGCTGGTCTGGGTGACGCGCGCGATGGTGCCGTCGCTGTTGTAGTTCAGGTAGTCCATCGCCAGGGACCGCCGGAAGTCGTTGCTGCCCGGCAGCCCGTTGCGGTGATACGCGATGTACCAGCGGCCGTTGTACTCAGCTATCGAGTGGTGGTTGGTGCTGTTGTTCGTGTAGTCCAGCAGGATCCCGCGGTAGGTGAACGGGCCGAGGGGGTTGCTCGCGGTGGCGTACGCGATCTGGCCGGGCCAGCCGGTCGAGTACGAGAAGTAGTAGACACCGTTGCGCTTGTGCACGAATCCGGCCTCACCGAAGGCGGTGCTGCTGCCCGTGCCGGTGATCGTGAGGTTCTGGACGCCGCCGGAGGTCGAGATCATGTCGGCGTTGAGCCGGACCACCTTCGGCGCGCGGGCGCCACCGAAATACAGGTACGCCTGCCCGTTGTCGTCGACGAAGGCGGCCGGGTCGATCGGTTCCTCGCCGGTGTTGGCGTCGCGTCCACGCTCCACCAGCGAGCTGCCGCGGGGGTCGCTGAAGCCGCCAGTGGGCGACGTGCTGCGGGCCACGCCGATCTTCGTCCGGTCGACTGGCAGGTAGAGGTAGTAGTAACCGTTGCGCTGCACGGCCGACGGCGCCCAGGCGTACTGCGTCGCCCAGGAGAATCCGCTCACCGAGAAGGGCGCGCCGTGGTCGGTCCAATCGACGAGGTTGCTCGACGAGTAGACCCGCCAGGCGTTGGAGTCCCAGTAGGTGCCGCTGTTGCCCTGGTCGTCGGTGGCGTAGATGTACACGCGGTTGTTGGCGACGAGCATCGACGGGTCGCCGGCGAACCGGGTCACGATCGGG from Micromonospora profundi harbors:
- a CDS encoding AbfB domain-containing protein, with protein sequence MRLTARWRVIASLIVSSAVVATALVAMPAQAANPIVTRFAGDPSMLVANNRVYIYATDDQGNSGTYWDSNAWRVYSSSNLVDWTDHGAPFSVSGFSWATQYAWAPSAVQRNGYYYLYLPVDRTKIGVARSTSPTGGFSDPRGSSLVERGRDANTGEEPIDPAAFVDDNGQAYLYFGGARAPKVVRLNADMISTSGGVQNLTITGTGSSTAFGEAGFVHKRNGVYYFSYSTGWPGQIAYATASNPLGPFTYRGILLDYTNNSTNHHSIAEYNGRWYIAYHRNGLPGSNDFRRSLAMDYLNYNSDGTIARVTQTSVGVGTPTLPVNRLQSYNFADRYVRHASYDARIDANVSPAADGQWRIVPGLANASSGYVSFESVNFPGYYLRHFDYDFSLARNEGTAQFAADATFRRVAGLTDSGAVSFQSYNFPDRYIRHWEYLLRLDQITNATGRADATFRVTS